The genomic window CTCGCGATCGTGTCTTCGCAGCCATTCCTCTGGGACGCGTCGGCAAACCGGAGGAGATCGCAGCGCCCATTCTTTTCTTATGTACCGAACATGCTGGGTTTATGACTGGAAGTGTTGTGAGCGTGAACGGCGGCGCGGTGCTGGCGTAGGTTCTTCTGTTGTCATTCCGAAGGCCAGTGTTTCGGCCTGAGGAATCCATACAAACTGCTACACCTGAAGTTCATGGGAGATCGTAGGGATTCCTCACTCCTGCTCACGCAAACTGCGCGTGAGCCTCCGTTCGGAATGACAAGCGAAGTGCTAAGCGGCGTCTTCGAGTCTGTGTTCTTCTGAGCGGCTTGGCCAAGTCTTGCGCAGAATCACTCCAGCGGCAACTCCAACGCCTGCACCCGCGGCAATCCAGGCTCCAATTTTGACTGGATCAGCAGCCGGCGGCGGCAGGTACACGATTCCGCTTTCGTTGGTTCGCGCAGCTTCGCGCACGTAGCGTCCATCTTCCGGAATTGGGAAGTTGTTGGCGAGGGCGCGCAATTGCGTGGTCGCTGCGGCGCCGCGCATTGGAATGCCATGGCCGGCGGCGAGAACCTTAGGACGCAACTCGGCAAGCGTTCTCACGGAGCGCTCCGCAGCCTGCCAATCACAGGTGTAATACGGCGGCGGAATCGAGACGCTCTGCCGCTGCTGGAGCGTATCCACCATCGAGTTCTGATTGACGGTGCAGAAAGCATCGCCGGCGATAAGTACGGAATCCTCGCTACGGAAGTACGAGACATGTCCAGGCGAGTGCCCGGGGGTTTCGATGATTTCCCATTCTGGCAACGCAGGCACACGTCCGGCGCTGAACTCGCGCAGATTCGGGCCGACATCTATCTTCTTATTCGGCAGAAAGCGAATCACCTGCGACATGAATCCGCCGACGGTCGGATCCGGCGGCGGATATTTGCTGGTTCCATTCAGGAACGGGGTCTCGAGACGATGAGCGTAAATGGCCACGTCCCAGTGCTCGGCGAGTTCGCGCGCAGAGCCGGCATGATCGAAGTGTCCGTGGGTAAGAAAGATCGCCGCGGGAGGCATGTCACTCCCGATGTGGTCTTCCACAGCTTGCAGGATGTTCTTCGCGTTGCCCTCCGTTCCGGCGTCGATTAAGACCCATCGCTCACGCTTGCCGAGGATGTAGCAGTTGGCAATACCCGTCGGGACTCGCACCACTTTCGCGGCAATTAGTTCGGAGTTGCTCATGATTCACCTGAAAGCCGTGAGATGCGAGGCATTTGACTGGCGTTGCGGATGAACTGTTCACGCCTTTTATCTACGTGCACTGAATAGGAGGCGCAACTTGTCCCATCTACTCGGGCGAGCAGACGACTACTCTCGAACTGAACGGTTCTTGAGGCGCCCCATGGAACCCCTTCCACTCCGCGGTAAGTGTCCCATCTGCGGACAAGGCCCACTCCGTCCTCTTCCTATGGACTACCGCGTTCAGGTGACAAAACGGGATAACCCGCAGCAGGTGGGCGGACTAATCGTGTATCAGTGCGTGAAGGAAGGTCATGTCTTCTTTGTGATGGCGAAGGACGCAGAAGAAAACGTGGCGTGAGACTCGCCAGCTTACTCACAAGCAGGTTTTTAGTATTCTGCTCTGCGAGTGACTTTCGAGCTCTTCATCGCGGCGCGATATCTGCGGGCAAAACGCCGCCAGGCCGTTATTGGCGTCGTCACTGTCATTTCGATCATCGGCGTTGCTGCCGGTGTCGCGTCGTTGATCATTGCTCTCGCCATCAACACCGGCTTCCGCCAGGATCTTCAGGATCGTCTGCTTGGCTCCACTGCGCACATTGGATTGGAACGTGCTCAGGCCGATGGCATCCGCAACTGGCGTCCGCTGCTGGAAAAAGTTCGGCATCAGCCGCATGTTGTTGCCGCCGCGCCTGCGCTCTATGAGCAGGTCTTGGTTTCCCGCGGGGCTCGCGCCAGCGGATTGCTTCTTAAAGGCATTGTCCCTCGTTATGAGGTCCAGGTAAGTGACTTGCTGAAAGCCGTGAGTGTGGGTTCAGCTGACCCATTGAAAGCTAGTGAATCGTTCGTGAACGGATCGGGCTCGCCGACCGAGGCGACAGCATCGACGTATCCACCCATTGTTCTCGGTTCAGATGTCGCCGACAACATTGGAGCTACCGTGGGATCTGTAGTTCTGGTGACGAGCCCACAAAATAATCTGACTCCTTTCGGAATGGTTCCCGGCTTTCGACGCTTCAGAGTGGCAGGACTTTTCAAGTCGGGTTTTTACGACTATGACAGCTCCTGGGGACTTATCGCGCTCGAAGATGCGCAAGTCTTGTTTGGGCTCGGCGATGTAATTTCGGTAATTGAGGTCAAGGTAGACGACATCTACAAAGCTCCCCAGATCGGCACTGAGATCGAGAATGTCGCGGGGCCGGGATTCATGACTACGAACTGGGAAGAGCAGAACCGCTCCCTATTTCGAGCTCTGAAAACGGAAGGTGTCGTGACCTTTATCACTATCAGCCTGATCGTCTTCGTCGCCGCGCTGAACATCCTTATCTCACTAACCATGATGGTCATGGAAAAGACCAAAGACATCGCGGTGTTGATGTCGATGGGAACGCGCAAATCCCAAATCCGGCGAATCTTCACCTATCAAGGTCTGCTGATCGGAATCGTGGGAACAGCTATCGGCTTAGTGGTCGGATACGTGCTCTCGTATTTGGGCGGACACTATCACTGGATTCACCTCTCCGCTGAGGTCTATTCCATTGATTATGTGCCATTCGCTCCTAAGGCCGTGCATGGCGTAATCGTGGCAGGAACCGCCATCGCCGTTTCTTTGCTGGCAACGGTGTATCCGTCCTGGTCAGCAGCTAGGATTCTGCCTGCAGAGGCTTTGAGATATGAGTGAGGCGGTAATAAGCAATAGGCAATTGGCAATAGGCCAACGTTGGGAGGACCTGCGTGTCTCGTCGATTTTCATGGGGCGATCGCGAAACGGAAATAGGACGATCCATCATGCTCAGGTTTTGCCTATTGCCTATTGCCTATTGCCTATTGCCCGCTCCCGCACTGCAATTCCTTGCACAGTAACGCATCTGTACACTTCGGTAACCACACTGCCTCTTGTCGAAAGTGGTCTAATTATTGTAGGCAGAGCCATTGGCCGATGGGCTGAAACAGTGGCGAACCGCGGTTTTGGCTTGGCTGCGCATTGCTCCTTTCACGAGGGCATGTGCATCCAATAATCCAAGCTGAAGTTGTGCTTCAGGTCGAGAACCTGAAGAAGGAATACCGGACCGGCGAGAGCCCTCTGGTGGTCTTTGAAAATTTGTCCTTCCAGGTGAGGAAGGGAGAGATGTTGGCGATTGTCGGCGAGTCCGGCACTGGGAAGAGTTCGCTGCTGCATGTGCTGGGAACTCTTGATAGGGCTTCCGATGGTGACATATACTGCGCGCAACTCTCGTTGAAATCGTTATCCGACGAAGCGGCGGCGGACTTCCGCAACCGCAAAATCGGATTTGTTTGGCAGTTCCATTATCTTTTGCCGGAGTTCGACGCGCTGGAGAATGTTGCGATGCCGCTGTTAGCGCGCGGGGAAAATCCCAAGCAAGCTCAGGCACGGGCGGCCAACTGGCTGCGGGAAGTGGGACTGGCTGACCGGATGCATCATCGCGCAGGCGAGCTCTCCGGCGGAGAGCAGCAGCGAGTCGCGTTGGCGCGGGCCTTGGTCACAGAACCAAAGCTCCTTCTCGCCGACGAGCCCACAGGCGATCTCGATACCGCCACGGCAGAGCGCATTTTCGATCTCATTGCGCAATTGCATAGTCAACATCAACTCACCTCGATTATTGTTACTCACAACCTGGACTTCGCCCGACGCTGCGGACGAATTTTGCGTCTCCAGCGAGGCAGACTGGAGGAAGTCGCACCGGGCAAGGTGATGTGAGCTGAGGAAGCACAAAGATTCGGAAGCTCAAAATCGAGTACGAAGGACAGATGAACGAAAGAGAGCTGAGGTAATCGAAAACGATACTCTCAGAGATGTGTTAAATAGGAGTAAATAGAGGTAAGTTCTTCCCGAAGAGCAGGCCAGCGGGTCGGCACAGCGGTAGAAGACGCAACCAGGGCCGTTCAGCAATGGGGGCGGCAGTAACAGGGGACGTTCACAAGGGGGAACATGTTTGAACGCTACACAGAAAAGGCGCGGCGAGTAATCTTTTTTGCTCGTTACGAAGCCAGCCAGTTCGGCTCGCCTTACATCGAGACCGAACACCTTTTGCTGGGCTTGCTGCGCGAAGACAAAGCATTGACGAATCGGTTCTTGCGTTCGCATGCCTCGGTGGAGTCAATCCGCAAACAAATCGAAGGCCACACCACGATTCGGGAAAAAGTCTCGACCTCGGTGGACCTGCCGCTAAGTAACGAGTGCAAGCGCGTGCTCGCCTATGCCGCCGAAGAAGCCGAGCGGCTTTCACACAAACACATTGGAACGGAACATCTACTCCTCGGTCTGCTGCGCGAAGAAAAGTGCTTCGCCGCCGAGATTCTCCATGAACGTGGACTGCGCCTGAGCGCGATCCGCGAAGAACTCGCTCGCACCACACAGGAAAAAGCGCAGCCGCAGCGTTCGCGCGAATCTTCTTTACTCAGCGAATTCTCCCGCGACCTCACCCAGGCCGCCATGGACAACCAGCTCGATCCGCTGGTCGGACGTGAAGGTGAAGTCGAGCGTGTCATCCAGATTCTCTGCCGTCGCACAAAGAACAATCCTGTTCTGATCGGTGAGCCTGGAGTTGGAAAGACTGCAATCGTCGAAGGTCTTGCACAGCGCATCGCGGATGGCGATGTGCCTTCGTTCCTCGCTGAGAAACGCATTTTGGCGCTCGATCTCTCGCTGATCGTCGCCGGCACAAAATATCGCGGACAGTTTGAAGAGCGTCTAAAGACCATCATGAAAGAGCTGATGGAGAATCAGCAATCGATCATCTTCATCGATGAGCTGCACACGTTAGTTGGAGCAGGTTCAGCGGAAGGTTCGCTCGATGCCGCCAACATTCTCAAGCCGGCTCTCTCACGCGGCGAGATTCAGTGCATCGGCGCGACGACTCCTGGCGAGTATCGCAAGTCGATCGAAAAAGATCGTTCGCTCGAGCGCCGCTTCCAGTCCGTAAAAGTTCCACCGCCGAACGAGAGCGATGCGGTAAAAATCATCAACGGCATCAAGGATCGCTACGAGAAGTTCCACGCGGTCACTTACACGGAAGAAGCCATCGAGTTCTCGGTATCGCATTCCAACCGTTACATTCCAGACCGCTTCCTGCCGGACAAGGCTATTGACCTAATCGACGAAGCCGGCGCGCGCGTAAAGCTGCGCCAGACTTCGCTGCCTGACGAGATCACCGATGTGCAGAAGCGAATCAAGTTCATCGTGCATCGCATGGAGAACGCCATCGCGAGCCACGAGTTCGAGAAGGCGCGCTTCTACTCCGACGAAGAACGCAAAGAGCGCGAGAACCTGCGCGGTCTCCGCGAGAAATATCATCTCGACGAGTCGTCGACCGGTGTAGTCACGCGCGAAGACATCGAAGACGTAGTCTCTCGCTGGACCGGAGTACCGATCACTTCGATCAAAGAGGAAGAGACGCAGAAGCTGTTGCGCATCGAAGAAGAGCTGCATCGCCGCGTGATCTCGCAGGAGAAAGCTATCTCCGCGCTTGCACGCGCGATCCGCCGTTCGCGTGCCGGACTCAAGAGCCCGCACCGCCCCATTGGTTCGTTCCTGTTCCTCGGACCGACAGGCGTCGGAAAAACCGAAGTGGCCCGCACACTGGCTCAGTTCCTTTTCGGAAGCGAGAAGTCGCTGATCCGCTTTGACATGTCGGAGTTCATGGAGAAGCACTCGGTTTCGAAGCTGATCGGA from Terriglobales bacterium includes these protein-coding regions:
- a CDS encoding MBL fold metallo-hydrolase, which translates into the protein MSNSELIAAKVVRVPTGIANCYILGKRERWVLIDAGTEGNAKNILQAVEDHIGSDMPPAAIFLTHGHFDHAGSARELAEHWDVAIYAHRLETPFLNGTSKYPPPDPTVGGFMSQVIRFLPNKKIDVGPNLREFSAGRVPALPEWEIIETPGHSPGHVSYFRSEDSVLIAGDAFCTVNQNSMVDTLQQRQSVSIPPPYYTCDWQAAERSVRTLAELRPKVLAAGHGIPMRGAAATTQLRALANNFPIPEDGRYVREAARTNESGIVYLPPPAADPVKIGAWIAAGAGVGVAAGVILRKTWPSRSEEHRLEDAA
- a CDS encoding FtsX-like permease family protein, which gives rise to MTFELFIAARYLRAKRRQAVIGVVTVISIIGVAAGVASLIIALAINTGFRQDLQDRLLGSTAHIGLERAQADGIRNWRPLLEKVRHQPHVVAAAPALYEQVLVSRGARASGLLLKGIVPRYEVQVSDLLKAVSVGSADPLKASESFVNGSGSPTEATASTYPPIVLGSDVADNIGATVGSVVLVTSPQNNLTPFGMVPGFRRFRVAGLFKSGFYDYDSSWGLIALEDAQVLFGLGDVISVIEVKVDDIYKAPQIGTEIENVAGPGFMTTNWEEQNRSLFRALKTEGVVTFITISLIVFVAALNILISLTMMVMEKTKDIAVLMSMGTRKSQIRRIFTYQGLLIGIVGTAIGLVVGYVLSYLGGHYHWIHLSAEVYSIDYVPFAPKAVHGVIVAGTAIAVSLLATVYPSWSAARILPAEALRYE
- a CDS encoding ABC transporter ATP-binding protein, with the protein product MHPIIQAEVVLQVENLKKEYRTGESPLVVFENLSFQVRKGEMLAIVGESGTGKSSLLHVLGTLDRASDGDIYCAQLSLKSLSDEAAADFRNRKIGFVWQFHYLLPEFDALENVAMPLLARGENPKQAQARAANWLREVGLADRMHHRAGELSGGEQQRVALARALVTEPKLLLADEPTGDLDTATAERIFDLIAQLHSQHQLTSIIVTHNLDFARRCGRILRLQRGRLEEVAPGKVM
- a CDS encoding ATP-dependent Clp protease ATP-binding subunit, which produces MFERYTEKARRVIFFARYEASQFGSPYIETEHLLLGLLREDKALTNRFLRSHASVESIRKQIEGHTTIREKVSTSVDLPLSNECKRVLAYAAEEAERLSHKHIGTEHLLLGLLREEKCFAAEILHERGLRLSAIREELARTTQEKAQPQRSRESSLLSEFSRDLTQAAMDNQLDPLVGREGEVERVIQILCRRTKNNPVLIGEPGVGKTAIVEGLAQRIADGDVPSFLAEKRILALDLSLIVAGTKYRGQFEERLKTIMKELMENQQSIIFIDELHTLVGAGSAEGSLDAANILKPALSRGEIQCIGATTPGEYRKSIEKDRSLERRFQSVKVPPPNESDAVKIINGIKDRYEKFHAVTYTEEAIEFSVSHSNRYIPDRFLPDKAIDLIDEAGARVKLRQTSLPDEITDVQKRIKFIVHRMENAIASHEFEKARFYSDEERKERENLRGLREKYHLDESSTGVVTREDIEDVVSRWTGVPITSIKEEETQKLLRIEEELHRRVISQEKAISALARAIRRSRAGLKSPHRPIGSFLFLGPTGVGKTEVARTLAQFLFGSEKSLIRFDMSEFMEKHSVSKLIGSPPGYVGYEEGGQLTERVKRAPYSVVLLDEIEKAHPDVFNILLQVFEDGQLTDGLGNTVDFKNTIIVMTSNIGARHLMKRTGLGFQSEKEDVVSTKVEDLVKNEVKRTFNPEFLNRIDEIILFNALTDADLIQIVELMVQQLNANLAQKAITISVTDEAKKWVLDKTLGDRSYGARPLRRALQRYIEDPLSEAMIQGTITTRPAFIEVFLEGDKLFYRPVGEEKQEGVLLYSNG